ATGTACAGAGGAAGCCCAGCAGGAGGGAGATGAGAAGCGTATAGGTGAGGTTCCTGTTATTGGCTTTGACTATGGGAGTGTGGTTGTGTTTCACAAATGTTCCTAGTACCAGAACCGTGATGAAAGAAAATGTTAACGTTCCAGTGGCTAGACCAATGCCCAAAGGTTCTTCGTAGGACAAGAAGGTTATAACTTTGGGGATGCATAAAACATGGTCCTTATCTGGATAGTAATCATCTGGACATTTAAAACATTCACCTATGTCTGAAAAAAAAAGTAGTCATTATACAGAAGTACCATGCTTTAGTATTGTTTAAGAAATAACTACAGTATTCCATTCTGTAATGCTCTTGTGAAAAGTAGCCATCTGTTCAGCGTATAATGGCAGGAATTGTACACCCTCGAGGCAAAATAAAGAATGCAAGGAAGGAAGAGTGATGTCAGATTCTTCTTGCCTGTCCATAACAATAACAACTACACTTAGTcctgactaggggtgtgcacccaaaacaaattcagtattttttttttggatttgggtataatacatgcaaaaaaaattggcaaattaaaaaaaaaacctaaagagCTTTAAAGAGCCATTTGACAGCagccaaaaaagccaaaaaatgccccccaaaacagctttttcagctttggcttttttGGCTGCAATCAAATGGCAACTTTTTTGGtttggcatatccaaatgcacactccTAGTCCTGCCCCTAACACATTTTTCCATTGACAACTGATGACAGGATGTACATTTCACACCAACCATTTCCTAAGCATGTCAAAACATGACAGAGGTTTTGCTAGATGTTGTAAAGAAGAAGTGGCGAATTGGATACAGGGCTGCAATTTTTCACAGTGATCATGTCTTTCTTGTGCTGTGTAGCTCCACCCTGAGTTTTCTTTCAAGAATGAACGTCTCTGTAGGATTAGGCTGGATGTGGTGACAAAACACCACCTTGAGATGTGCACAAGAAGTCAGTACAATGTAGATTACTGTCATCTACACCTTTAGGAGTGTGTGAGCAAACCTATTCTACAACAAAAAAGCACCAGACATTTCTTTATCTGAACTACTGGAACTGGGCTCTGGAAGTGGCCATGAGATCTTAATGCTGAAATAAGATATGGCTAGTCACTAAAACAGGTTATTTTATACTATGACTGAGAGCCTCAGTAAAAGGGAGAAACTCTATTCATCCTGAAGACAtatctttgttcttaaaatattgCCAGTATTGCAGTGCAGTGACTATgtggcattttgtatttttctgcgTATTAATTAAATGAACCCTTTATTATGCTCACATGTAtgagcacacacaaacacacacacagacacacactgctatgcagggttgccaagaaTCATCACAGGCCATCAGAAAAAGATGCCCTTcagacccccaccccaaaaaaacctagtCCCAGCCCAAATGTCATACTGATACAAACAACATCACTTTTCAAGATCATCAGGCCCCTTGAACACAGCTCCAGAAGTATGTTCTCCTAGTCATTTTCCGTCATGACAGCCCTACTCCGATGGAACAGCAACCGACATTTCAACTATCGACAAAAAATGACGTTGAAGCAATAGGTTTAAAAAATCTCCATGTGTACTCTGTTTTTGACATACATGTTTCTTTGGCTCACACCCTGATAACTTTGATGGCACTACAACTCTCACCATTTTGGCCAGATACCATCCCTTGTGAACATGGAGTGCAATCATAGCAGCAGAATGGCTTCCCTTCTTTCTGCTTCTTCCTGTAACCTGGATAACAGTTGTCATTACACACAGAAAGGGGCCGTACCTAATACAATGGATGAAAGAGGAGAATGTTACTCTTCAGATGAATGACATTGGAATCTTTAAATTTCGGGAGAGAATTTTCGGCAAGCAATCAGATCTTGTAATTTTCTCAAACATAATAGTTGTTGAGCCATACAATTGTTGAGCCATACAATGTTCACTttcagattagactactgcaatgtgctctatatAGGGTTACCCCTGAAGATGCTTTGGAAACTGCAATTGGTCCAGAACACGGCGGCTAGACTAATGACCAGATTTTCCCGTTTGGTTCATATCACTCCAATCTTGCAGCAACAGCACTTGCTCCCAATTAGTTTCTGGGGCCAATTCAAGGAGTTGGTTTTGAGTGATAAAGctctaaacggtctgggaccctcatgcCTCCAGCCTCTCCTGATATGAACTCTCTTGCCCCCTTAGGTTTACATCACAGGGCCTACTGCAAATGCCTGGTCCAAGAATAGCCCTTTTTGTTATCAACTTGGgcaagggccttcttggtggctGCCCCTGCCCTCTGGAACCAGCTCCCTGAGAAGGTTCATTCCCTGCAGGACGAATTAAGGTTCCAAAGGGCATGCACGGCTGCCTTGTTTTGTGCAGCATTTAATCAGCTAAGAGAATGACAGCCCATGCCTGAcctgaaaggacaaaagtcctttggaggccaggaaaggacTGTGCCTTCATGAGTGGCACGGCCACTGGCAACCAAGCCACTTACACTGTCCAGGTTGGTATGGATGCCAGAGGGGGGGCCTGAACACCGGTCTCCCAGCACTGCTGCAGCACTgccacccagggacaccagctgggccttccgccagcttcccaccagtgcaaagccctgcactggcatccagggggagcattcccagggcatgccgggggcggagctgccaataGGCAGCTTCTTGTCCCCTTTCGCTACCTATATGGTTGTGTTCATTTTCAGTTATGATGGGAAGCTGGCACAGCcacactgttctcaatggggcaaaatgccccatttaaaaaagaaaaagccttcgaaaggctttttaaagcctttcggcagtTGGGGAACGGTTTTCGAGGTGCCACAGCGGCCCCGGctgccgaaggctcaggaatgggctgccagtgaGCTCACTGACTGTCCGGAATTGTTCCAAAGCTGATGACAGATTGAATTTTAATTAGaatctgttttattgtatttatttgaagTTCTAATGCTTTGTTGTGTATGTTATGAACTGCCCCAAGTCCTCTGTTGAGAAAAGAGtgcgggttataaatcaaataaataaataaacaagtctAGCACATTTCTGAAAGTGTCTTCATTCAAGTCGTACCTGGTTAAACCCACTGTGCCACGTAATGGCATTCTCGTTGATGGTGAGTACTTGGTCTGCAGGAGTCTTGGGATCTGTACTTCCGACTTTCACTCTAAGAAAGGACTGGTTTGGGAATGTGAGCCAATTGAGAACATCAAATCCTGCTACTAAGTTCCTGTTCTTGTCAAAAGAAACGTTGTCCCCCGCACTGTTGTTAAATGAGACTCGTCTCAGAAAGTAGTGGAGCTGGattcaaaaggaaaacatttttaaaggtaAACAGAACCTTTCCCGCCGACTTAGAAATATCTGCCCTTCCTGGATATCATCTTAACTTTGTACTGAATataactagtagggttgccaggtcccacttcgccaccgccgggaggtttttggggtggagcctgaggagggcatggtttggggagggagggacttcaatgccacagagtccaattgccagagtggtcgttttctccaggtgaactgatctctattggctggagatcagttgtaatagcaggagatctccagctactgcctggaggttggcaaccctacctatatggTTGTGTTCATTTTCAGTTAGGATTCCTTCTCAAATGAATTTCCTGTCAATTTGACAAAATATTCAAGTATACTGCCAGAACCATACAAACACACAAGTGCCGATAGCCAGAACCGTATGTCAGTGGGTGTTCACAGAATGTGGACTTTCTAAATGGTGATGTATTCCATTCCCAGCACATTTGCCAACTAACAACCACACAGTTAATACATgagccagctggagatctcctgttattacaacggctctccaggcgacagagatcaattcccctggagaaaatggctgctttggaaggtggactctatggcattataccccactgaagtccttcccctctccaaaccccaccttcctgaggctccacccccaaaatctccatgtatttcctaaccctgagctggcaaccctaaccagctgTCAGGTTCAAATATTGAGATCCTAACCTCCCACAACTGCTGATTTTTAAGCTTTGTCCTCGATCCTTCTATCGTTGCTCTGCTTTGGGAGCTGGATGAATACATGGCATGTAAAGCATGGGCCACAGCATAAACAGCATTGTAGAGGCTGTAGCCTTGGCCAGTGGTCATTTCAAAGATATGCTCAGGGAGGTTCTCCAGTCTCTCCTCTCCAGTGCAGCCCTTCATATTCATATTGCTCAGAACAGAATCTGGAACAGCACAGTCAAATGCGTATAACCAGAAGTCCCTGATAAAACCATCTTCCTTGACACCTGAAGGCTCTCTGCTCTTCAGAAACTGTTGGAAACCACGAAGTTCATTGGAGTGAATTGCCATTGATACGGCACCATGCAAGGTTTGTATATCCCAATTCCTTCTATTGGGAAAGAATTTTAACTCCATCTGGGCTGTCAGAATCCACACTTTACCTTTCAGCCTTTGTGTGATGTTGAACCAACTTAGCAACCATCTGAAAACTATCATGGAGTGACTGTCTCCATAGAAGAGGAGTACATTGGCTGTTTTGTCTGTGGGTGCATTGTGCAGTTTCACCCACCATTTCTCAATTTCCCCCCAGTTGTTAGCAACAATTAAACTGGAACAGGATTCAATGAAAGCAAAACAGATGCCATGTTGGGAAAATACTGGATACACCATCTGCACAAACCATTCTGATTTTACACCAACCACAAAAATGGCTCCAACCCATGTCCATTTGAAATGGAGAAGCAATTGGAGAATCCCCATGTACTGATGAGTTTCAGTTGGGACCATCTGGTAGAAGGAAGGGACTTGGGTATCATCGAACATCACTGGAGCAGAGCCATACAAGAGctaaaaatagatttttaaaaaagaaaagaaacacaaaaaTGAAACTGTTATATGCATATGTACTCACTGATGCAGCGTAATCAATATACCTAATTTTCAACACGGCCCCATCGGTAGATACTTAAACCTAGAGACTGGAGCCAGGAATGGACAAGACAGATACCCAaggtttgcaacaacaacaaaaaaagggttaacctccccccccccaaaaaatagaaGCAgggtctgtagctttaagaaacgaatGCCATCTCAGTGGGCATTGTGGGGTGGATGGGCGAACATAACAGTTTTTCCAGCtttcaagctttggtttctgcatgtttgtaaataaagcatatactgcaaaaaagaaaagaaaaagtctcCAGTCCCCTGTCTCCTCCAAATAAGATCAAACCAAGTACATCTTTTCAAAATTAAAGAATCATATGTATTGCttacacacacacgtacataCACAGAGAGTTTTTTTATTTATGAGCAACCAGTAAATTGTTCAAAATTACATGAAATGTAGTCTCTCTGTTTCCATACTACAAAGTCACATCTG
This genomic window from Euleptes europaea isolate rEulEur1 chromosome 18, rEulEur1.hap1, whole genome shotgun sequence contains:
- the LOC130490546 gene encoding vomeronasal type-2 receptor 26-like produces the protein MVMIAVVIVLLLPHVVSETHGVKCEVWDPHPILHKYYQPGDLIIGGIVFQTFVLTTPKSFKKRPGGILSEEWIVMTENYQHILALVFAIKEINENLQILPNITLGFNIYDSYLSARWTYHAAMQLVSTRNRPVPNYKCDIQDKVTAIIEGLGSENSHHITNVLDIYRVPQLLYGSAPVMFDDTQVPSFYQMVPTETHQYMGILQLLLHFKWTWVGAIFVVGVKSEWFVQMVYPVFSQHGICFAFIESCSSLIVANNWGEIEKWWVKLHNAPTDKTANVLLFYGDSHSMIVFRWLLSWFNITQRLKGKVWILTAQMELKFFPNRRNWDIQTLHGAVSMAIHSNELRGFQQFLKSREPSGVKEDGFIRDFWLYAFDCAVPDSVLSNMNMKGCTGEERLENLPEHIFEMTTGQGYSLYNAVYAVAHALHAMYSSSSQSRATIEGSRTKLKNQQLWELHYFLRRVSFNNSAGDNVSFDKNRNLVAGFDVLNWLTFPNQSFLRVKVGSTDPKTPADQVLTINENAITWHSGFNQVRPLSVCNDNCYPGYRKKQKEGKPFCCYDCTPCSQGMVSGQNDIGECFKCPDDYYPDKDHVLCIPKVITFLSYEEPLGIGLATGTLTFSFITVLVLGTFVKHNHTPIVKANNRNLTYTLLISLLLGFLCTLLFIGRPRNETCLLRHAAIGIIFSTAVSCMLAKTTTVVLAFMATKPGSRMRKWVGKRIASSIVIFCSFIEIGICAVWLTTSPPYPDADMHSVMEEIILECNQGSTTILFSGSAYMGFLVVASFIIAFFARKLPASFNEAKLITFSMLFFCSVWLFFVPTYLSTKGKYTVAVEIFCILASSAGLLGCMFFPKCYIIVLKPKMNSKEWLKRKKIIEGTAYRSYSSCL